Proteins encoded by one window of Methanomassiliicoccus luminyensis B10:
- the pfkB gene encoding 1-phosphofructokinase translates to MRAAAPGKGRTICTLALNPAIDRTFWVDRIEFGETNRVGKECRYAGGKGIDVSRVLTNMGVPNKALGFTGGFAGDELECRLINEGVRCEFIRISGETRTNIIVNDRGGGRQMLLSTSGPEVSPYELGALLKKVDGIEDASFMSMGGSLPQGVHPETYRRIIATMKRKGVPTLLDADGEALKVGIEAGPDYIKPNRRELAGLVGRELGSVEDVLEAAEEARDMGASTALVSMGPDGIVLVGEGKRYWAIPPKVDAVNSVGVGDSSVAGFIYGLANGMGERECLVHAAAAGTATALKPGTARAGKRDVMDMVPRVELRDISKEVVLSAPGR, encoded by the coding sequence GTGAGGGCCGCGGCCCCGGGAAAGGGGCGCACGATCTGCACACTGGCCCTGAACCCGGCCATCGACCGCACCTTCTGGGTCGACAGGATAGAGTTCGGGGAGACCAACCGGGTGGGCAAGGAGTGCCGCTACGCCGGGGGCAAGGGCATCGACGTCTCCCGGGTGCTCACCAACATGGGGGTGCCCAACAAGGCCCTCGGCTTCACCGGCGGCTTCGCCGGGGACGAGCTGGAGTGCCGCCTCATCAACGAGGGGGTGAGATGCGAGTTCATCCGCATCTCCGGGGAGACGCGAACGAACATCATCGTCAATGACCGCGGCGGAGGGAGGCAGATGCTGCTGTCCACCAGCGGGCCGGAGGTATCGCCGTACGAACTGGGGGCTTTATTGAAGAAGGTCGACGGCATCGAGGACGCTTCCTTCATGTCCATGGGGGGCAGCCTTCCCCAGGGAGTGCATCCGGAGACGTACCGCCGCATCATAGCGACGATGAAGCGGAAGGGGGTGCCCACCCTCCTGGACGCGGACGGGGAGGCGCTGAAGGTGGGGATCGAGGCGGGGCCCGACTACATCAAGCCGAACCGGCGCGAGCTGGCCGGCCTGGTGGGCCGGGAGCTGGGGAGCGTGGAGGATGTCCTGGAGGCGGCCGAGGAAGCGAGGGATATGGGGGCCTCGACCGCGCTGGTGTCCATGGGCCCCGACGGGATCGTGCTGGTCGGCGAGGGGAAGAGATATTGGGCCATCCCTCCCAAGGTGGACGCGGTGAACAGCGTGGGCGTGGGGGATTCGTCCGTGGCCGGGTTCATCTACGGCCTGGCGAACGGCATGGGGGAGAGGGAGTGCCTCGTTCACGCCGCGGCCGCGGGCACCGCCACTGCGCTGAAGCCCGGAACGGCCAGAGCGGGCAAGAGGGACGTGATGGATATGGTGCCGCGGGTCGAGCTAAGGGACATCTCGAAGGAGGTGGTACTGTCGGCGCCAGGACGATAG
- the gap gene encoding type I glyceraldehyde-3-phosphate dehydrogenase, whose protein sequence is MVKIGINGMGRIGRIITRRFATDPPENIELVAANDLFPPEDLAYLMRYDSVHGRAPFEVAAGEGSIKVGDREIELFREQDPADIPWKEQGVDIVLECTGLFRDRDKAAKHLKAGASKVILSAPSDNADLSIVMGVNEEMYEPKKHDIVSATSCTTNSLAPVAKVLNDQFGIENLMATTVHAYTSSQKLVDSPARKRRRGRAASVSLVPTSTGAARATAKAIPELEGKMHAVAIRAPVPDGAITDITALVKKDVTAEAVNDALKAASFGRMKGVMEYSEDELVSADIITDPASSIIDSLSTKVVGRTVKVLAWYDNEYGFSCRMLDLAAYIAGKGGMKGEARLEAPVRT, encoded by the coding sequence ATGGTCAAGATAGGCATCAACGGCATGGGACGCATCGGAAGGATAATCACCAGGCGCTTCGCCACCGACCCGCCTGAGAACATCGAGCTGGTGGCGGCGAACGACCTGTTCCCGCCGGAGGATCTTGCCTACCTCATGCGCTACGATTCCGTCCACGGCCGGGCCCCCTTCGAGGTGGCGGCCGGAGAGGGCTCCATCAAGGTCGGGGACCGCGAGATCGAGCTGTTCAGGGAGCAGGACCCCGCCGACATACCCTGGAAGGAGCAGGGCGTGGACATCGTCCTGGAGTGCACCGGCCTGTTCCGCGACCGGGACAAGGCGGCCAAGCACCTCAAGGCAGGAGCGTCCAAGGTCATCCTCAGCGCCCCCTCGGATAACGCCGACCTCAGCATCGTGATGGGCGTCAACGAGGAGATGTATGAACCCAAGAAGCACGACATCGTATCGGCGACATCGTGCACCACCAACTCCCTGGCCCCGGTGGCCAAGGTGCTCAACGATCAGTTCGGCATCGAGAACCTGATGGCCACGACGGTGCACGCGTACACCAGCAGCCAGAAGCTGGTGGACTCCCCGGCCCGAAAAAGGAGAAGGGGGCGGGCCGCGTCGGTGTCATTGGTGCCGACCAGCACCGGTGCGGCCAGGGCCACCGCGAAGGCCATCCCCGAGCTGGAGGGCAAGATGCACGCCGTGGCCATCCGCGCCCCGGTGCCGGATGGCGCGATCACCGACATCACCGCGCTGGTGAAGAAGGACGTGACCGCGGAGGCCGTCAATGACGCCCTGAAGGCCGCTTCCTTCGGCCGCATGAAGGGAGTGATGGAGTACAGCGAGGACGAGCTGGTGTCGGCGGACATCATCACCGATCCCGCGTCCTCCATCATCGACTCCTTGTCCACCAAGGTGGTCGGCAGGACCGTTAAAGTGCTGGCATGGTACGATAACGAGTATGGGTTCTCCTGCCGCATGCTCGACCTGGCGGCATACATCGCCGGGAAGGGCGGGATGAAGGGAGAGGCCCGGCTGGAGGCGCCGGTGCGGACGTGA
- a CDS encoding 2-hydroxyacid dehydrogenase, whose product MRIVFTEVQGYREKLREAFPSDDLVLFDGPLDGEELVSEAKGAEVISVFKRTPIRAGEIDLLPGLRMINTRTAGFDHIDAGHALDRGIAVTNIPDYGPHAIAEHAFCLLLACARHVIPADRSVKADRKFDFEPFRGLDLKGKTLGVVGTGRIGAEAVRIAKGFDMKVIAFDIYQNEKLARDYGFEYLPLEEVLERSDFVTVHVPLTPDTEGLIDRSALRHMKEGSILINTARGKVVDERALREALDSGRLYAAGVDVIADEDDPERSPLIGSNKVIVTPHIAFYTEETMDRMIDEAVQTIQGFKEGRLANEVPREYIKRTVRTAPQD is encoded by the coding sequence ATGAGGATCGTGTTCACAGAGGTCCAAGGGTACCGGGAGAAGCTCAGGGAAGCGTTCCCGAGCGATGATCTGGTCCTGTTCGACGGTCCGTTGGACGGGGAGGAGCTGGTCAGCGAAGCGAAGGGCGCCGAGGTCATCTCGGTGTTCAAGAGGACGCCGATCAGGGCGGGAGAGATCGATCTTCTTCCCGGCCTGCGGATGATCAACACCCGGACCGCGGGGTTCGACCACATCGACGCGGGCCACGCCCTGGACAGGGGGATCGCGGTGACGAACATACCGGACTATGGGCCGCACGCCATCGCCGAGCACGCCTTCTGCCTGCTGCTGGCATGTGCCAGGCACGTCATTCCCGCCGATCGCTCCGTCAAGGCCGATAGGAAGTTCGACTTCGAGCCGTTCCGGGGCCTGGACCTGAAGGGCAAGACCCTGGGGGTGGTGGGCACCGGCCGGATCGGGGCGGAGGCCGTCAGGATCGCCAAGGGGTTCGATATGAAGGTCATCGCCTTCGATATCTACCAGAACGAGAAGCTGGCCAGGGACTACGGGTTCGAGTACCTGCCCCTGGAAGAGGTGCTGGAACGAAGCGACTTCGTTACCGTCCACGTGCCCCTGACGCCCGATACGGAAGGGCTCATCGACCGCTCCGCCCTGCGGCACATGAAGGAAGGGAGCATACTGATCAACACCGCCCGGGGGAAGGTGGTGGACGAGAGAGCGCTGAGAGAAGCGCTGGACTCCGGCCGCCTGTACGCCGCCGGGGTGGACGTGATAGCGGACGAGGATGACCCGGAAAGAAGCCCCCTGATCGGCTCGAACAAGGTCATCGTCACCCCGCACATCGCGTTCTACACCGAGGAGACCATGGACCGGATGATCGACGAGGCCGTCCAAACCATCCAGGGGTTCAAAGAGGGAAGGCTGGCCAACGAGGTGCCCAGGGAGTACATCAAAAGGACGGTGCGAACAGCACCCCAGGACTGA
- the otsB gene encoding trehalose-phosphatase has product MLVSSKMIWGQIGTKRPGTLEIRTGERDHVDLDGFDAFILDLDGVVTDTARIHAAAWKLTFDEYLQDRARRQGETFVPFDEDIDYLRFVNGKPRYDGVRDFLASRGIALDPGDPSDPPERETVRGIGNRKNLNFIRWLDEHGAEPYPSTVEFVRALRSRGIRVALFSSSRNARRVLQAAGVSGLFDAVVDGCDAADLGLPGKPAPDVLIEAARRVGAEPGRAAVVEDALAGVEAGRDGGFALVVGVDRAGQASELRKYGADVVVKDLSEIKVEASGHEWLPSALEHRGDIFRRLRDGVPAIFLDYDGTLTPIVNDPARAIISEDMRGIVRELSEECLVSIVSGRDLQEVRAMMGLDGLIYVGSHGYDMAGPKDIFSDHARGTAFLPALDGAEAELKEAVRGIEGARVERKRFAIAVHYRNADPGDVPELERRFDSVACQYADLSKIGGKKVFELRPHMEWDKGKVVLYLLGKFHVDGTHVVPLYIGDDVTDEDAFRAIDGRGITVLVSDSEQETAADFVLRDVSEVREFLGALLDMFERENAAGTWALEYEGYRPEEEGLREALCTLGNGYLATRGAAPESSADGVHYPGTYLAGTYNRLRSEVDGREMENESMVNVPNWLPFVFSVGGGEWFDPCRVDVREYRQELDMRRGVLSRTVRFTDRRGRRTSLHQRRFVSMDAQHLAGLETTIVPENWSGPIRMLSALDGRVENSNVRRYRKLRSRHLEPVLTGSRGDTMWLQAETNQSHVRISEAARTRVFVGEEEVAADRTVAESPGYVSQELVVDAREGRPIRVEKIAAVYSSRDRAVSEGLMEALNDLDDAGDFSELAGEHMRAWDRIWKRAHVDVEAEHTVIQQILDLHIFHLIQTASVHSSDLDVGVPPRGLHGEAYRGLIMWDEVFVLPFLAFRIPYLVRSLLLYRYRRLPRARVAARLAGYDGAMFPWQSGSDGREESQTMHLNPISGRWIPDHTYLERHIGLAVAYSVWQYYQITADLDFMRFYGTEMLVEIARFWASKARYNEARGRYEILEVMGPDEFHERYPGADRPGIDNNAYTNVMAVWTLCRASDALELLPAECRGDLRDRLSISDHELERWDDISRRMVVPFHGDGIISQFEGYDDLEELDWDALRASAGDIHRLDRVLEARGDTPDRYKVSKQADVLMLFYLLSADELGELFDRLGYRMEHNTIPKTIDYYMQRTSHGSTLSRVVHAWVLSRSNRDMSWSLFLEALRSDVSDIQGGTTHEGIHLGAMAGTVDMVQRCYSGLEVRKGVLWFEPRLPVGLRKLRFGIEYRRNRVEVDIGKDVLRVYSRPQDVAPVLVGFRGAVHELAPGGTLEFKLDRKGQR; this is encoded by the coding sequence ATGTTGGTCAGCTCCAAGATGATATGGGGGCAGATCGGGACGAAGCGGCCGGGGACGTTGGAGATCAGGACAGGGGAGAGAGACCATGTCGATCTGGATGGCTTCGACGCCTTCATCCTGGACCTGGACGGCGTGGTCACCGACACCGCGCGCATCCACGCCGCCGCCTGGAAGCTGACCTTCGACGAGTACCTCCAGGACCGGGCGCGCCGGCAGGGGGAGACGTTCGTGCCCTTCGATGAGGACATCGACTACCTGAGGTTCGTCAACGGGAAGCCCCGCTACGACGGGGTCAGGGACTTCCTGGCGTCGAGGGGGATCGCTCTCGACCCCGGGGACCCCTCCGATCCGCCGGAGAGGGAAACGGTGCGCGGGATCGGCAACCGCAAGAACCTCAATTTCATCCGGTGGCTGGACGAGCACGGGGCCGAGCCATACCCTTCGACGGTGGAATTCGTCAGGGCCCTCCGCTCCAGGGGCATCAGGGTAGCGCTGTTCTCGTCGAGCCGCAACGCCAGGAGGGTGCTGCAGGCCGCCGGCGTGAGCGGGCTCTTCGACGCCGTGGTGGACGGGTGCGACGCCGCCGACCTGGGCCTCCCGGGAAAGCCGGCCCCCGACGTGCTCATCGAGGCGGCCAGGAGGGTCGGCGCCGAGCCGGGCCGCGCGGCGGTGGTGGAGGACGCCCTGGCCGGGGTGGAGGCGGGCCGGGACGGAGGGTTCGCCCTGGTGGTGGGGGTGGACCGAGCGGGGCAGGCGAGCGAGCTGAGGAAGTACGGTGCCGACGTGGTGGTGAAGGACCTTTCCGAGATCAAGGTGGAGGCCTCGGGGCATGAGTGGCTGCCGTCGGCGCTGGAGCACCGGGGCGACATCTTCAGGCGCCTGCGCGATGGGGTGCCGGCCATCTTTCTCGACTACGACGGGACCCTGACCCCGATCGTCAACGATCCAGCCCGGGCGATCATCTCGGAGGACATGCGCGGCATCGTGCGCGAGCTGTCGGAGGAGTGCCTGGTATCCATCGTCAGCGGGCGGGACCTCCAGGAGGTGAGGGCGATGATGGGCCTGGACGGGCTCATCTATGTGGGCAGCCACGGGTACGACATGGCCGGGCCCAAGGACATCTTCAGCGACCATGCCAGGGGGACGGCGTTCCTCCCCGCCCTGGACGGGGCGGAGGCCGAGCTGAAGGAGGCGGTGAGAGGCATCGAGGGGGCCCGGGTGGAGAGGAAGCGGTTCGCCATCGCCGTCCACTACCGCAACGCCGACCCCGGGGACGTCCCGGAGCTGGAGAGGAGGTTCGACTCGGTGGCCTGCCAGTACGCCGACCTCAGCAAGATCGGCGGCAAGAAGGTGTTCGAGCTGCGACCCCACATGGAATGGGACAAGGGGAAGGTAGTGCTCTATCTCCTGGGCAAGTTCCACGTCGACGGGACCCACGTGGTCCCGCTGTACATCGGGGACGACGTCACCGATGAGGACGCCTTCCGGGCCATCGACGGGCGCGGCATCACCGTGCTGGTGAGCGACAGCGAGCAGGAGACCGCCGCGGACTTCGTGCTCAGGGACGTGAGCGAGGTGAGGGAGTTCCTCGGCGCATTGCTCGACATGTTCGAGAGGGAGAACGCCGCGGGCACCTGGGCCCTGGAGTATGAAGGCTACCGGCCAGAGGAGGAGGGTCTCAGGGAGGCGCTGTGCACTCTCGGCAACGGCTACCTGGCCACCCGAGGGGCGGCCCCGGAGTCGTCCGCCGACGGGGTGCACTATCCCGGCACCTACCTGGCCGGGACGTACAACCGCCTGCGCAGCGAGGTGGACGGCCGCGAGATGGAGAACGAGAGCATGGTGAACGTCCCCAACTGGCTTCCGTTCGTCTTCAGCGTCGGCGGGGGGGAGTGGTTCGACCCCTGCAGGGTGGACGTCCGGGAGTACCGGCAGGAACTGGACATGCGGAGGGGCGTCCTGAGCAGGACGGTGCGGTTCACCGACCGGCGGGGACGGCGGACCTCCCTGCACCAGAGGAGGTTCGTCAGCATGGACGCGCAGCACCTGGCAGGACTGGAGACGACCATCGTCCCGGAGAACTGGTCCGGCCCGATCCGCATGCTGTCCGCTCTGGATGGCAGAGTGGAGAACTCCAATGTGAGGCGGTACCGAAAGCTCCGCTCCCGCCACCTCGAGCCCGTCCTGACGGGGTCCCGGGGCGACACGATGTGGCTGCAGGCGGAGACGAACCAGTCGCACGTCCGCATATCGGAGGCGGCCCGCACCAGGGTGTTCGTCGGCGAGGAGGAGGTGGCGGCGGACCGGACGGTGGCGGAGTCACCCGGGTACGTGTCCCAGGAGCTGGTCGTCGACGCCCGGGAGGGCCGGCCGATCAGGGTGGAGAAGATCGCGGCGGTGTACTCCTCCCGGGACCGCGCCGTGTCCGAGGGCCTGATGGAAGCCCTGAACGACCTGGATGATGCGGGGGACTTCTCCGAACTCGCGGGGGAGCACATGAGGGCGTGGGACCGCATCTGGAAGCGCGCCCATGTCGACGTGGAAGCGGAGCACACGGTGATCCAGCAGATACTGGACCTGCACATATTCCACCTCATCCAGACCGCGTCGGTGCACTCCTCTGATCTGGACGTGGGGGTCCCTCCCCGGGGGCTGCACGGGGAAGCGTACCGCGGGCTCATCATGTGGGACGAGGTGTTCGTCCTCCCGTTCCTGGCGTTCCGCATCCCCTACCTGGTCCGCTCCCTGCTGCTGTACCGGTACCGCCGCCTTCCGCGGGCGAGGGTGGCCGCGAGACTGGCCGGGTACGACGGCGCGATGTTCCCGTGGCAGAGCGGGAGCGACGGGAGGGAGGAGTCCCAGACCATGCACCTCAACCCCATATCGGGACGGTGGATCCCGGACCACACCTACTTAGAAAGGCACATCGGCCTGGCGGTGGCGTACAGCGTGTGGCAGTACTATCAGATCACCGCGGACCTCGACTTCATGCGGTTCTACGGCACCGAGATGCTGGTGGAGATAGCACGGTTCTGGGCCAGCAAGGCGCGGTACAACGAGGCCAGGGGGCGCTACGAGATACTGGAGGTGATGGGGCCGGACGAGTTCCATGAGCGGTACCCCGGCGCCGACCGGCCTGGGATAGACAACAATGCCTACACCAACGTGATGGCGGTGTGGACGCTGTGCCGGGCCTCGGACGCGCTGGAGCTGCTCCCGGCGGAGTGCCGGGGGGACCTGCGGGACCGCCTGTCCATCAGCGATCACGAGCTGGAGAGGTGGGACGACATCAGCCGCCGCATGGTGGTCCCCTTCCACGGGGACGGCATCATCAGCCAGTTCGAGGGGTACGATGACCTGGAGGAGCTAGACTGGGACGCGCTGCGGGCTAGCGCGGGGGACATCCACCGCCTCGACCGGGTGCTGGAGGCGAGGGGCGACACCCCCGACCGCTACAAGGTGTCCAAGCAGGCGGACGTGCTGATGCTCTTCTACCTCCTCTCGGCCGACGAGCTGGGAGAGCTGTTCGACCGCCTGGGTTACCGCATGGAGCACAACACGATACCGAAGACCATCGACTACTACATGCAGCGCACCTCCCACGGCTCCACGCTGAGCAGGGTGGTGCACGCCTGGGTGCTGTCCCGGTCCAACCGCGACATGTCGTGGAGCCTGTTCCTGGAGGCGCTGCGGAGCGACGTATCGGACATCCAGGGAGGGACCACCCACGAGGGCATACACCTGGGGGCCATGGCGGGTACGGTGGACATGGTCCAGAGATGCTATTCCGGCCTGGAGGTCAGGAAAGGGGTGCTGTGGTTCGAGCCCCGGCTGCCGGTAGGGCTCAGGAAGCTGAGGTTCGGGATCGAGTACCGCCGCAACCGCGTGGAGGTGGACATCGGGAAGGACGTTCTCAGGGTGTACAGCCGCCCCCAGGACGTGGCCCCGGTGCTGGTGGGGTTCAGGGGCGCCGTCCACGAGCTGGCGCCGGGCGGCACCCTGGAGTTCAAGCTGGACAGAAAGGGCCAGCGATGA
- a CDS encoding TrmB family transcriptional regulator — MADAVKHLMRLGLNEYEAKAYVATVALGEGTIKEISAESGVPRSRTYDVMEKLAEKGLVEVGSSTPICYRANEPLVASQQLMDEIRHANDEIVKELNEIGRKAEKRDNPIWTVKGDWAIDHKVDELLESTKKSVVLVFFNNRSLIKHVNVLSKNSEHKNITVLMTRQAEAFVGLLGKCRVMKMNRPSSSHPVDIDGTMTDKGFITGDGNYCIEFIAKCGDEMLVKTREGEDHRAILFNGTILSFFVHESIEMLIRSAEEVSTEDIITIQK, encoded by the coding sequence ATGGCTGACGCGGTAAAGCACCTCATGCGGCTGGGTCTCAATGAGTACGAGGCCAAGGCATATGTCGCCACCGTCGCCCTCGGCGAGGGCACCATCAAGGAGATCAGCGCCGAGAGCGGGGTACCCCGGTCAAGAACATATGACGTCATGGAGAAGCTGGCGGAGAAGGGGCTGGTGGAAGTGGGCAGCTCCACCCCCATCTGCTACCGCGCCAACGAACCACTGGTCGCGTCCCAGCAGCTCATGGACGAGATACGGCACGCCAACGATGAAATCGTAAAAGAGCTCAATGAGATCGGCCGGAAGGCCGAAAAACGTGACAATCCGATTTGGACGGTCAAGGGCGATTGGGCCATAGACCACAAGGTCGATGAACTGTTGGAGAGCACCAAAAAGAGCGTCGTGCTCGTTTTCTTCAACAATAGAAGTCTCATCAAGCACGTGAACGTTCTTTCCAAAAATTCAGAACATAAGAACATCACCGTGCTCATGACAAGGCAGGCCGAGGCCTTCGTCGGCCTTCTCGGGAAATGCAGGGTGATGAAGATGAACAGGCCTTCCAGCTCACACCCCGTGGACATCGACGGCACCATGACCGACAAGGGGTTCATCACCGGCGACGGCAACTACTGCATCGAGTTCATCGCGAAGTGCGGGGACGAGATGCTCGTGAAGACCAGGGAGGGGGAGGACCACCGGGCCATCCTCTTCAACGGGACCATCCTGAGCTTCTTCGTCCACGAGTCCATAGAGATGCTGATCCGGTCCGCCGAGGAAGTGTCCACGGAGGACATCATCACCATACAGAAATGA
- a CDS encoding MMPL/RND family transporter, protein MLFDKIANFVTKRYKLVIVIWIAALLIAVPAILKVNEAVQYSSNFGATGDYESTKAQEVIDANFQGSVANGTMLIVIQADNVTDAEVRAFVIALEQSIRNDADIKYKQDVSSIYTYSYVVMDQAITQLGPGMHQINSTAALLWGIPAMHVQAWSTAMGSTPDPAAADTAAYQATMGYLSTLPEETRQMAVGYYNAFAGAWNASSSISDPVARAENSVRTGGLSFINTAVPEGEQRQLMVAIVTNLDFTTGINPEATKAFAINTIATTAGVTNTTFLGQVYDMGPNYDPAAVSAMANAIVAATPPSDLPVVLPEQLTSGFISPNKQTMLMMVTFTQSTTYTEEDGTKPMMDNVVLVRDLISSSRPDGVTAYVTGDAAISQDMMESSADDMSMIEPITIIIIVVLMGVLFRSVLAEFLPLGAVGVAVGLSQAVVFVIGSTFVQVDSMILTLLFAILMGVGTDYSIFVLTRYREERIRGATREQAVHTSVAWAGESIVTSGATVIIAFFAMTASTFSFVQTMGLVLGISIVIALLVALTLVPAVLMVVGNRLFWPNTGERFKRFAANMMEKKKAGNHGYFHRAATFATDHAVAVLLAAVLVSVPATYIYLTQETSFDFIGTMGDPESIQGMNAMTDDFGAGMLMPTQIVITGDTLVYDPDTGTYNAVYLDAIDNITTAIAANDNVQEVTGITRPFGDLIDYRALPTMSTEERVQYMAGMNQSLGSDGKSVLLTVVLKEQPQKASSVDFMPVLRQELADAKAAEPALADSTVLVGGSTAALYDTSLDTSQQFTNIQIIVLVGIFVVLLIVLGSVLLPLFAIISIAMSISWAFAITSLVFGTWLSLPILWIVPLVLFVMLMGIGMDYNVFILTRIREEVHKGKDTKTAVVDAVDWTGGIITALALIMAGTFGSIMISSNAMLQEFGFALALAVLLDAMVVRTYIVPAALMLMGKWAWWAPGRLQRVGRKEKMEAKSAEHEESQ, encoded by the coding sequence ATGCTGTTCGATAAGATCGCAAATTTCGTGACCAAGCGCTACAAGCTGGTCATAGTAATATGGATCGCCGCATTGCTGATTGCGGTTCCGGCGATACTGAAAGTGAACGAGGCCGTTCAATATTCCTCCAATTTTGGCGCGACCGGGGACTACGAGTCCACCAAGGCCCAGGAGGTCATCGATGCGAATTTCCAGGGTTCTGTGGCCAACGGGACCATGCTTATCGTGATCCAGGCCGATAATGTCACCGACGCCGAGGTAAGGGCGTTCGTGATAGCGCTGGAACAAAGCATCCGAAACGATGCGGACATCAAATACAAACAGGATGTCAGTTCGATATACACCTATTCATACGTGGTCATGGACCAGGCCATAACGCAGCTCGGCCCGGGCATGCACCAGATCAACTCCACGGCCGCTCTGCTGTGGGGAATACCGGCGATGCACGTGCAGGCCTGGAGCACCGCGATGGGCTCCACCCCAGATCCCGCCGCCGCTGACACTGCCGCCTATCAGGCCACCATGGGCTACCTGTCCACCCTGCCCGAGGAGACCAGGCAGATGGCCGTCGGCTATTACAACGCGTTCGCAGGGGCGTGGAACGCCAGCAGCTCTATCAGCGACCCTGTGGCCAGGGCCGAGAACAGCGTGCGGACCGGCGGCCTCTCCTTCATCAACACAGCTGTCCCGGAAGGCGAGCAGAGGCAGCTGATGGTCGCCATAGTCACGAACCTCGACTTCACCACCGGTATCAACCCGGAAGCGACCAAGGCGTTCGCCATCAACACCATCGCCACCACTGCGGGGGTAACGAACACCACTTTCCTTGGGCAGGTCTATGACATGGGGCCGAACTACGACCCCGCCGCGGTGTCGGCAATGGCCAACGCCATTGTGGCGGCCACGCCGCCCAGTGATCTTCCGGTCGTGCTCCCCGAGCAGCTGACCTCCGGCTTCATCTCGCCGAACAAGCAGACCATGCTGATGATGGTCACGTTCACCCAATCCACCACCTACACCGAGGAGGACGGGACCAAGCCCATGATGGACAACGTCGTCCTGGTGAGGGACCTCATCAGCTCCAGCCGGCCCGACGGGGTCACCGCCTACGTTACTGGTGACGCGGCCATCTCCCAGGACATGATGGAGAGCTCGGCGGACGACATGTCCATGATCGAGCCCATCACCATAATCATCATCGTGGTCCTGATGGGCGTACTGTTCCGCTCCGTCCTGGCAGAGTTCCTGCCGCTGGGCGCGGTGGGCGTGGCGGTCGGCCTCAGCCAGGCCGTGGTGTTCGTCATCGGTTCGACCTTTGTACAGGTCGACTCCATGATCCTTACGCTGCTGTTCGCCATCCTCATGGGCGTCGGCACGGACTATTCCATCTTCGTCCTCACGCGTTACCGTGAGGAGAGGATCAGGGGCGCCACCCGGGAGCAGGCGGTCCACACCTCGGTCGCCTGGGCGGGAGAGTCCATCGTGACCAGCGGGGCGACGGTCATCATCGCTTTCTTCGCCATGACCGCCTCCACGTTCTCCTTCGTGCAGACGATGGGGCTGGTGCTGGGCATATCCATCGTCATCGCTCTGCTGGTGGCCCTGACCCTGGTGCCGGCGGTGCTCATGGTCGTAGGCAACCGCTTGTTCTGGCCCAATACCGGGGAGAGGTTCAAGCGCTTCGCGGCCAACATGATGGAGAAGAAGAAGGCCGGCAACCACGGCTATTTCCATCGGGCCGCCACCTTCGCCACCGACCACGCCGTGGCGGTGCTCCTGGCCGCCGTCCTGGTGTCCGTACCGGCGACCTACATCTATCTGACCCAGGAGACCAGCTTCGACTTCATCGGGACGATGGGCGATCCGGAGAGCATCCAGGGCATGAACGCGATGACCGACGACTTCGGCGCGGGCATGCTCATGCCCACGCAGATCGTGATCACCGGCGACACCCTGGTGTACGACCCCGATACCGGCACGTATAACGCCGTGTACCTGGACGCTATAGATAATATAACCACGGCCATCGCGGCGAACGATAATGTCCAGGAGGTCACCGGGATCACCCGCCCGTTCGGCGACCTGATCGATTACCGCGCGCTCCCGACGATGTCCACGGAGGAACGGGTCCAGTACATGGCCGGCATGAACCAGAGCCTCGGGAGCGATGGCAAGAGCGTCCTGCTGACCGTCGTCCTGAAGGAGCAGCCTCAGAAGGCCAGCTCGGTGGACTTCATGCCGGTGCTCCGGCAGGAGCTTGCTGACGCCAAGGCCGCCGAGCCCGCCCTGGCCGACTCGACCGTTCTGGTGGGAGGCTCCACCGCGGCCCTGTACGATACCAGCCTGGATACCTCGCAGCAGTTCACCAACATCCAGATAATCGTGCTCGTCGGCATATTCGTCGTGCTGCTGATCGTGCTCGGCTCGGTGCTCCTGCCCCTGTTCGCGATAATCTCCATCGCCATGAGCATCTCCTGGGCATTCGCCATCACCTCGCTGGTGTTCGGTACCTGGCTCAGCCTGCCTATCCTGTGGATCGTCCCGCTGGTGCTCTTCGTGATGCTGATGGGCATAGGCATGGACTACAACGTGTTCATCCTCACCCGCATAAGGGAAGAGGTGCACAAGGGCAAGGACACCAAGACGGCAGTGGTGGACGCGGTCGACTGGACCGGCGGCATCATCACCGCTCTGGCGCTGATCATGGCGGGTACCTTCGGCTCTATCATGATCTCCAGCAACGCCATGCTCCAGGAGTTCGGGTTCGCCCTGGCCCTGGCGGTGCTCCTCGATGCCATGGTGGTCCGTACCTACATCGTGCCGGCGGCCCTCATGCTCATGGGCAAGTGGGCATGGTGGGCCCCCGGGCGCCTGCAGCGCGTGGGCCGCAAGGAGAAGATGGAGGCCAAGAGCGCGGAGCACGAAGAGAGCCAGTAA